One Thermococcus sp. genomic region harbors:
- the glmU gene encoding bifunctional sugar-1-phosphate nucleotidylyltransferase/acetyltransferase codes for MKGVILAAGRGERLRPLTDDRPKVVLKVANRPIIEYVMENLYPFVDEFVIIVRYKKEWIINSLGDEFRGKPITYVEQLPGEGTAKAIESSAESVDEDFIAVNGDIYFEAEAIRELISAFRKENADASLVVKHFGDLSHFGKVEVEGNVVRSIVEKPGSVPGYANLGIYAFKSEVFDFIGKTPLSERGEYEITDTINLMVEAGLKVVAVPYEGYWNDIGRPWNLLELNEYLLRNKLRHEIRGTVEEGATIIPPVEIGENTVVRSGAYIIGPVKIGRNSRIGPNCFIRPYTSIGDNCHIGNAVEVKNSIIMDNSNAPHLNYVGDSIIGENTNLGAGTITANLRHDKGNVKVEIKGKLEDSGRYKLGAIIGHNVKIGINVSIYPGRKIGSGSFVGPAVVVDKNIPPNSLVVLRQEKEVRRV; via the coding sequence CCACTGACAGACGACAGGCCGAAGGTCGTTCTGAAGGTCGCCAACAGGCCGATAATCGAGTACGTGATGGAAAACCTTTACCCCTTTGTTGACGAGTTCGTCATAATCGTCAGGTACAAGAAGGAGTGGATAATCAACTCCCTCGGCGATGAGTTCAGGGGCAAGCCGATAACCTACGTCGAACAGCTCCCTGGGGAGGGGACTGCCAAGGCCATTGAGAGCTCCGCAGAGAGCGTTGATGAGGACTTTATAGCCGTAAACGGGGACATATACTTCGAGGCCGAGGCCATCAGAGAGCTTATATCTGCCTTCAGGAAGGAGAACGCCGATGCTTCCCTTGTCGTCAAGCACTTCGGTGACCTGAGTCATTTTGGAAAGGTTGAGGTCGAGGGAAACGTTGTTAGGAGCATCGTTGAGAAGCCGGGCAGCGTCCCGGGTTACGCAAACCTCGGTATTTACGCCTTCAAGAGCGAGGTCTTCGATTTCATCGGGAAGACCCCCCTGAGCGAGCGCGGTGAGTACGAGATAACCGACACGATAAACCTCATGGTCGAGGCCGGCCTCAAGGTCGTTGCAGTCCCATACGAGGGCTACTGGAACGACATAGGCAGGCCTTGGAACCTCCTTGAGCTCAACGAGTACCTCCTCAGGAACAAGCTCAGGCACGAGATAAGGGGAACCGTCGAGGAGGGCGCAACGATAATCCCGCCGGTTGAAATCGGCGAGAACACTGTGGTGAGGAGCGGGGCCTACATCATCGGCCCTGTGAAGATTGGGCGGAACTCCCGCATAGGTCCGAACTGCTTCATACGGCCCTATACGAGCATCGGGGACAACTGTCACATCGGAAACGCCGTGGAAGTTAAGAACTCCATCATAATGGACAACTCCAACGCCCCCCACCTCAACTACGTGGGTGACTCGATAATCGGGGAGAACACCAACTTAGGGGCCGGAACGATAACGGCCAACCTCAGGCATGATAAGGGCAATGTCAAGGTCGAGATAAAGGGCAAGCTTGAGGACTCCGGGCGTTATAAACTTGGGGCAATAATAGGCCACAACGTTAAAATAGGAATAAATGTTAGCATCTATCCTGGCAGGAAGATAGGGAGCGGGTCGTTTGTTGGGCCCGCGGTGGTGGTCGATAAAAACATCCCGCCCAACAGCCTGGTGGTGCTGAGACAGGAGAAAGAGGTGCGTAGAGTTTGA
- a CDS encoding DUF835 domain-containing protein, translating to MSGEVVYLFNVLSRATLLLVAGYKSYRERSAEWIYMTLAFTLATFDPERFLLAPLGFHLHPDVAFVLDLVNTLSQGILAMVAAVYVKEKSPPPEKTAFPVLLGLVAYLWVVGTNAVELNLSFAIKTSVPLFVYSIGYFYLGYTIFRYSLPENVYSRIFSISMMSLGILNATYPFTVSLDWFRPYGFAFGTLFRLTMALGALGVAFWPVERLHGSSGENVTPGTLLLTSPGKDLLRLLSGLRGAILVTRSDLRDLESFLDPSAMVFWVTRATEGELRKSPHIYAISPTRLGILLDLITRALDSGYRMVYIDSVEYLILENNFRTVLKFLADLKDRAITRGARVVIMIDPTTLDEKQVRILEREFGEIKDRVSL from the coding sequence TTGAGCGGTGAGGTTGTTTACCTCTTCAACGTTCTTTCAAGGGCTACCCTGCTCCTCGTTGCCGGTTACAAGTCCTATCGGGAGAGGAGTGCGGAGTGGATTTACATGACTCTGGCCTTTACTCTGGCTACTTTTGACCCCGAAAGGTTTCTTCTTGCTCCCCTGGGTTTTCATCTACATCCCGATGTTGCCTTTGTTCTCGACCTCGTTAACACGCTCTCCCAGGGAATACTCGCAATGGTCGCTGCTGTTTATGTGAAGGAAAAATCGCCTCCTCCTGAAAAAACGGCGTTTCCGGTTCTTCTTGGTCTTGTGGCGTATCTCTGGGTCGTGGGAACAAACGCTGTTGAACTTAATCTTAGCTTTGCAATCAAAACATCAGTTCCTCTTTTCGTATATTCCATCGGTTACTTCTATCTGGGTTACACAATATTCAGGTATTCCCTGCCCGAGAACGTTTACTCCAGGATATTTTCCATAAGCATGATGTCCCTTGGTATTCTGAACGCAACGTACCCCTTCACGGTTTCACTTGACTGGTTTAGGCCGTATGGCTTTGCGTTCGGGACGCTGTTCCGCCTGACGATGGCACTCGGCGCTCTGGGGGTGGCCTTCTGGCCGGTTGAGAGGCTTCATGGCTCATCCGGAGAGAACGTCACTCCGGGAACCCTTCTCCTCACATCCCCCGGAAAGGATCTCCTGCGTTTGCTAAGTGGTTTGAGGGGGGCGATTCTTGTAACAAGGAGCGACCTTCGGGACCTTGAGTCCTTTCTAGATCCTTCTGCAATGGTTTTCTGGGTGACACGCGCCACGGAAGGGGAGCTGCGCAAATCCCCCCATATCTACGCCATAAGTCCAACCCGGCTTGGAATACTCTTGGATTTGATAACTCGTGCCCTTGATTCGGGATATCGGATGGTTTATATTGACTCCGTGGAATACCTAATACTTGAGAATAACTTCAGGACAGTTCTCAAGTTCCTAGCCGATTTGAAGGACAGGGCAATAACACGTGGTGCCCGGGTTGTTATAATGATCGATCCAACGACGCTGGATGAGAAACAGGTTAGAATATTGGAAAGGGAATTTGGAGAAATCAAAGACCGAGTTTCTCTATGA
- a CDS encoding CBS domain-containing protein, whose translation MVGIQVQEVMTDRFRKIDIDAPLSEAIGIFEKEDPDLILVFDGNLYKGVLTQDLIIRSHLKWDPTKAKVRDVYKPAPVIEPREDLSKAAKLMMEVDLRSLPVGESKAEIIGVINDLAVLEKVAEGDFGKRKVEEFMTKDVITLRPDDTVAKALATMRDHAISRLPVVNEEGKLEGLVTLHDLIIRFIKPRFKAQAGELAGEKIPPFSMPLRDVMIRGVITILPDAKVREAVATMKDNDIDGLIVVNEEDKVVGVLTVKDLLLPVSKMTEKEARFYLQLGGDASILSDFTRERIIQDIRRFVDGYEDLLGNEGIIYLHIRRFPEKFRGVHLYQARMRIVTDRGVFVATGETWGAIQAVHDALRAIERQLLQKAELEKDIRYAKRFIEKLGL comes from the coding sequence ATGGTCGGAATTCAGGTGCAGGAGGTAATGACGGACAGGTTCAGGAAGATAGACATCGACGCCCCCCTTTCTGAGGCGATAGGCATCTTCGAGAAAGAAGACCCCGATCTCATTCTGGTCTTCGATGGCAACCTGTATAAGGGTGTTCTCACGCAGGACCTGATTATACGCTCCCACCTCAAGTGGGACCCCACAAAGGCAAAGGTTAGGGACGTTTACAAGCCCGCCCCAGTTATAGAGCCTCGCGAGGATCTTAGCAAGGCCGCAAAGCTCATGATGGAGGTTGACCTCCGCTCCCTTCCTGTTGGGGAGTCAAAGGCTGAAATCATTGGGGTTATAAACGACCTCGCCGTCCTTGAAAAGGTCGCGGAAGGGGACTTCGGAAAGAGAAAAGTTGAGGAGTTCATGACGAAGGACGTTATAACCCTCAGACCGGACGACACCGTCGCAAAGGCCCTCGCTACTATGCGCGACCACGCCATATCCAGACTCCCTGTTGTGAACGAAGAAGGCAAGCTTGAGGGCCTCGTGACACTCCACGACCTCATCATAAGGTTCATCAAGCCCCGCTTCAAGGCGCAGGCCGGTGAACTGGCCGGAGAGAAGATACCCCCCTTCAGCATGCCCCTCAGAGACGTCATGATAAGGGGCGTCATAACAATTCTGCCAGATGCAAAAGTCAGGGAAGCCGTGGCAACGATGAAGGACAACGACATCGACGGCCTCATCGTCGTCAACGAGGAGGACAAGGTGGTCGGTGTTCTAACGGTCAAGGACCTGCTACTTCCAGTATCAAAGATGACTGAGAAGGAAGCAAGGTTTTACCTTCAGCTCGGCGGTGACGCATCAATACTGAGCGACTTCACGAGGGAGAGAATAATCCAAGACATAAGGCGCTTCGTTGACGGTTATGAAGACCTTCTTGGCAACGAGGGCATAATCTATCTCCACATAAGGCGCTTCCCAGAGAAGTTCAGGGGAGTTCACCTCTACCAGGCCAGGATGAGAATAGTCACCGACAGGGGAGTCTTCGTGGCAACAGGGGAGACGTGGGGCGCCATACAGGCAGTTCACGACGCCCTCAGAGCTATAGAGAGACAGCTACTTCAGAAGGCGGAGCTTGAAAAGGACATACGTTACGCAAAGCGGTTCATAGAGAAACTCGGTCTTTGA
- a CDS encoding tRNA(His) guanylyltransferase Thg1 family protein, translated as MGRRVEGNPLVRRMRSIERRYHCGRLDPRKPFVIRLDGRSFSRWTGGLEKPFDMRLVNLFIETTKALFRELDNLRFAYGQSDEVSLLFFPLHPNSQPIFGGKVYKVLSLSASIFTATFNRFLPHHLPEKSEPANFDSRVIQFESVGDVRDYFLWRWKDAVRNSKNSFARLYLSPKEMAGKTSGELVEIAKVRGGEWEALPLKTRYGWALYADYSSGKLRVAEVITYPFEKVEGKVRESLRFLP; from the coding sequence ATGGGGCGAAGGGTGGAAGGCAATCCACTGGTTAGGAGAATGCGCTCGATTGAGAGAAGATACCACTGCGGAAGATTGGATCCAAGAAAGCCCTTTGTAATCCGCCTTGACGGCAGGTCTTTCTCCCGCTGGACTGGAGGCCTTGAAAAGCCCTTCGACATGAGGCTCGTAAACCTGTTCATCGAAACGACCAAAGCCCTCTTTCGAGAACTCGACAATCTGAGGTTTGCCTATGGGCAGAGCGATGAAGTCTCGTTGCTATTCTTTCCCTTACATCCGAACAGTCAGCCAATATTCGGTGGCAAGGTGTACAAGGTGCTATCGTTGAGCGCGTCAATATTCACGGCAACCTTCAACAGGTTTCTCCCCCACCACCTACCCGAGAAGAGCGAGCCCGCGAACTTTGACTCCAGGGTGATTCAGTTCGAAAGTGTTGGTGACGTGAGGGATTACTTCCTCTGGCGCTGGAAGGACGCCGTGAGAAATTCAAAGAACAGCTTTGCGAGGCTCTACCTCTCACCAAAGGAAATGGCCGGCAAGACCTCTGGAGAGCTTGTGGAGATTGCAAAGGTCAGAGGTGGCGAGTGGGAGGCCCTTCCGCTGAAAACCCGTTACGGCTGGGCTCTCTATGCCGACTACTCCTCCGGAAAGCTCCGGGTTGCGGAAGTTATCACATATCCTTTTGAAAAGGTTGAGGGGAAGGTACGCGAGAGCCTCAGGTTCCTTCCGTGA
- the map gene encoding type II methionyl aminopeptidase, with the protein MGEALEKLIKAGEIARQVKKEVAELIKPGTRLYDIAEFVERRIVELGGKPAFPCNLSINEIAAHYTPYKGDESTLREGDYLKLDLGVHVDGYIADTAVTFRVGMEEDELMEASREALENAIATVRAGVQVRDVAKAIEETIRGKGFNPIVNLSGHKIERYRLHAGVSIPNVYRQADTYVLQEGDVFAIEPFATSGAGQVIEVPPALIFMYVRDRPVRMLQARRLLMHIKKNYKTLPFAYRWLQGFLPEGQLKMALAQLDKAGAIYSYPILREIRGGMVSQFEHTVIVEKDGAYVTT; encoded by the coding sequence ATGGGAGAGGCGCTTGAGAAGCTCATAAAGGCCGGCGAAATAGCAAGGCAGGTCAAGAAGGAGGTCGCTGAGCTCATCAAGCCCGGCACTAGGCTGTACGATATAGCGGAGTTCGTTGAGAGGAGAATAGTCGAGCTCGGGGGAAAACCAGCGTTCCCCTGCAACCTCTCGATAAACGAGATTGCAGCTCACTACACGCCCTACAAAGGCGATGAGAGTACCCTCAGGGAGGGGGACTACCTCAAGCTCGACTTAGGTGTCCACGTCGACGGCTACATAGCGGACACGGCTGTGACCTTCAGGGTCGGTATGGAGGAGGACGAGCTGATGGAGGCATCAAGGGAGGCCCTTGAAAACGCCATAGCTACTGTGCGGGCCGGAGTTCAGGTCAGGGATGTTGCAAAGGCCATAGAGGAGACGATAAGGGGAAAGGGCTTCAACCCAATAGTCAACCTCAGCGGGCACAAGATAGAGCGTTACAGGCTCCACGCCGGCGTTAGCATTCCCAACGTCTACCGCCAAGCGGACACCTACGTCCTTCAGGAGGGAGACGTCTTCGCCATAGAGCCCTTCGCGACAAGCGGTGCCGGACAGGTCATAGAGGTTCCGCCAGCGCTCATTTTCATGTACGTCCGGGACAGGCCCGTCAGAATGCTCCAGGCGAGGAGGCTTCTCATGCACATAAAGAAGAACTACAAGACCCTCCCCTTCGCTTACCGCTGGTTGCAGGGCTTTCTACCGGAGGGACAGCTCAAAATGGCCCTTGCCCAGCTCGACAAGGCCGGGGCAATATACAGCTACCCAATCCTCAGGGAAATAAGGGGAGGGATGGTCAGCCAGTTCGAGCATACCGTGATAGTTGAGAAGGACGGGGCGTATGTGACGACGTGA
- a CDS encoding TrkH family potassium uptake protein, which translates to MLEFGKRINVGNDLFVVRNLIGSILEGVGLAYLFPVLLVWFYPTEIGYVPYFALPGMACVLLGAWLGRHSHKIEDVNLRQAMIAAAFTWLFASFVSVVPFMGIAKMSFLDSYFESMSAWTGTGLTMMSHLETYPKMLLFWRAWMQWLGGIGIVLVALTILIRPGVAAARLYKAEARSERILPNLVNTSKVIFQIYLVLTLVGAYLYYLNGMSPFDALTHSMTGLGTGGMSTHDQSIGFFHSPAINAVTIFLMILGAVNFTVHYKLFKNRSLKPFFEDIQVRYLFFFLLPAVAIIAYSLYQVGDPIGQAVQGAVFHAVSAISCTGFQISNLSTYPEVSKFILAILMVIGGGAGSTSGGIKLIRVTLMYESLKWTIQSAILPRGAVIRRKVGNYVFSDEDIQEVMSFTMTYLAFFLAGTIYTMLRVKAGLADAMFEVASAQGNVGLSIGITSPSMPVDLKVLFILLMWIGRLEIFSTLVFLISVIFLISYLRRK; encoded by the coding sequence ATGCTGGAGTTCGGAAAGCGCATCAACGTTGGCAATGACCTCTTCGTCGTCAGGAACCTTATAGGCTCGATACTTGAGGGGGTCGGTCTCGCCTATCTCTTTCCGGTTCTTCTTGTCTGGTTTTATCCGACTGAGATCGGTTACGTGCCCTACTTTGCCCTGCCCGGGATGGCCTGCGTTCTCCTCGGGGCCTGGCTTGGTAGGCACTCGCACAAGATTGAGGACGTTAACCTGAGGCAGGCAATGATAGCTGCGGCCTTCACATGGCTATTCGCTTCTTTCGTCAGCGTCGTTCCATTTATGGGTATAGCCAAGATGTCTTTTCTTGACTCGTACTTTGAGAGCATGAGCGCGTGGACGGGAACGGGACTTACCATGATGAGCCATCTTGAGACCTATCCGAAGATGCTCCTCTTCTGGCGCGCGTGGATGCAGTGGCTTGGGGGTATAGGCATCGTTCTCGTCGCCCTTACAATCCTAATAAGACCCGGTGTCGCCGCTGCGAGACTCTACAAAGCCGAAGCCAGGAGCGAGAGAATACTGCCGAATCTGGTCAACACATCCAAGGTCATCTTCCAGATTTACCTCGTCCTGACCCTCGTTGGGGCCTACCTCTACTACCTCAACGGGATGAGCCCCTTCGATGCGCTCACTCACTCAATGACCGGCCTCGGGACGGGTGGTATGAGCACCCACGACCAGAGCATAGGCTTCTTCCACAGCCCTGCAATAAACGCGGTCACAATCTTCCTCATGATACTGGGTGCCGTTAACTTCACCGTTCACTACAAGCTCTTCAAGAACCGCTCACTTAAGCCCTTCTTCGAGGACATACAGGTCAGATATCTCTTTTTCTTCCTTCTTCCCGCTGTTGCGATAATCGCCTACAGCCTCTACCAGGTTGGGGATCCAATCGGCCAGGCGGTTCAGGGGGCCGTCTTCCATGCAGTCTCGGCAATAAGCTGTACGGGCTTTCAGATATCGAACCTTTCCACATACCCAGAGGTCTCAAAATTCATCTTGGCGATACTCATGGTGATCGGGGGAGGGGCTGGTAGTACCTCAGGCGGAATAAAGCTCATCCGGGTTACCCTGATGTATGAAAGCCTCAAGTGGACGATACAGAGTGCAATACTCCCAAGGGGGGCAGTTATAAGAAGAAAAGTCGGGAACTACGTCTTCAGCGACGAGGACATACAGGAGGTAATGAGCTTTACGATGACGTATTTAGCCTTCTTTCTCGCGGGGACAATATACACGATGCTCCGCGTGAAGGCCGGTCTTGCAGATGCCATGTTCGAGGTTGCCTCCGCTCAGGGAAACGTTGGTCTCAGCATCGGCATAACGTCCCCCTCAATGCCGGTTGATCTGAAAGTCCTCTTCATACTTCTGATGTGGATTGGAAGGCTTGAGATATTCTCAACCCTCGTGTTCCTGATTAGCGTCATCTTCCTCATTTCCTACCTTAGGCGAAAGTGA
- the cyaB gene encoding class IV adenylate cyclase — MIEVELKGYADEKIFERVRERYKLLRREYHEDTYFQHPCRDFSETDEALRIRVKRFNGHFEAFMTYKGPKLDRESKTRKEIEVELTDPDKHLQILESLGFVEVLTVVKKREKYYVEKGVVITLDEVEGLGKFVEIETIVEDETKVPELVRRMKEILLDLGVRRFERRSYLELLLEKEGNHGET, encoded by the coding sequence GTGATAGAGGTGGAACTGAAGGGCTACGCCGACGAGAAGATCTTTGAGCGGGTCAGGGAAAGGTACAAGCTTTTGAGGAGGGAATACCACGAGGACACCTACTTCCAGCATCCCTGCAGGGATTTCTCCGAGACCGACGAGGCCCTCAGGATACGGGTAAAGCGCTTCAACGGACACTTCGAGGCCTTTATGACCTACAAGGGACCGAAGCTCGACAGGGAATCAAAGACTAGGAAGGAAATAGAAGTCGAGCTGACTGATCCGGATAAGCATCTCCAGATACTTGAAAGCCTGGGCTTCGTTGAAGTGCTCACGGTGGTGAAGAAGAGGGAGAAGTACTACGTCGAAAAGGGCGTTGTGATAACCCTGGATGAAGTTGAGGGGTTAGGAAAGTTCGTTGAGATTGAGACCATCGTTGAGGACGAAACGAAGGTTCCAGAACTCGTCAGAAGGATGAAAGAGATTCTCCTTGACCTCGGCGTGAGGAGATTCGAGAGGAGGTCCTATCTGGAACTCCTCCTTGAGAAGGAGGGAAATCATGGAGAAACTTAA
- a CDS encoding archaemetzincin family Zn-dependent metalloprotease → MILIVPIGRVDDTVLEEVARFVENYYSRFGLSTKVMPEIPVEPFSSAFNPMRRQYLGRVFLPTLAGFLKKVGGKAVLGVTEVDLYEEGLNFIFGLANPSLRSAIISLRRLRPEFYGERPDEELLKERAIKEAMHELGHVFGLNHCPNPRCVMHFSNSILDTDLKGPLYCPACEEKLSKNLEVLM, encoded by the coding sequence ATGATACTGATCGTCCCGATTGGCAGGGTAGACGACACCGTACTGGAGGAAGTCGCCAGGTTCGTTGAGAATTACTACTCCCGCTTTGGGCTCTCCACCAAGGTAATGCCCGAGATTCCGGTGGAGCCGTTTTCCAGCGCCTTCAACCCAATGAGGAGACAGTACCTCGGTCGGGTCTTCCTGCCGACCTTAGCTGGTTTTCTGAAAAAGGTGGGGGGAAAGGCCGTTCTTGGCGTTACAGAGGTTGACCTCTACGAGGAGGGGTTAAACTTCATCTTCGGCCTTGCGAATCCATCCCTTAGGAGTGCCATAATATCACTCCGCAGGTTAAGACCCGAGTTCTACGGGGAAAGACCGGATGAAGAACTCTTAAAGGAGAGGGCCATCAAAGAAGCTATGCACGAGCTCGGGCACGTCTTTGGTTTGAACCACTGCCCGAACCCGAGGTGCGTTATGCACTTCTCCAACTCGATACTGGATACCGACCTTAAGGGGCCCCTCTACTGCCCCGCCTGTGAGGAGAAGCTGTCAAAAAACCTGGAGGTGTTGATGTGA
- a CDS encoding lysyl aminopeptidase has translation MVNLELLKKIVEAPGVSGYEFLGIRDAVIEELKDYVDEIKVDKLGNVIAHKKGSGPKVMIAAHMDKIGVMVNHIDKEGYLHVIPVGGVDPRTLVAQRIRFFTEKGERFGVVGHIPPHIQKPEDRKKAADWDTIVVDVGADSKEEAEELGFRVGTVGEFAPAFTKLTENRIATPYLDDRVCLYAMIETAKALENHEADIYFVASVQEEVGLRGARVASYSIDPEIGIAMDVTFAKQVGDKGKIVPKLGGGPVMDVGPNINPKLRAFADEVAKKYEIPLQVEASPRPTGTDANIMQINREGVATAVLSIPIRYMHSQVETADLRDIDLTIKLAKHLLEELKPMDLTP, from the coding sequence ATGGTGAACCTTGAACTGCTTAAGAAAATAGTTGAAGCCCCGGGCGTTTCCGGATACGAGTTTCTGGGGATAAGGGACGCCGTAATAGAGGAGCTGAAGGATTACGTGGACGAGATAAAGGTTGACAAGCTCGGAAACGTTATAGCACACAAGAAGGGAAGCGGGCCAAAGGTTATGATAGCGGCCCACATGGACAAGATAGGCGTCATGGTCAACCACATAGACAAAGAAGGCTACCTCCACGTCATTCCCGTTGGAGGCGTTGACCCGAGAACCCTCGTTGCGCAGAGGATAAGGTTCTTCACGGAGAAGGGCGAGCGCTTTGGTGTTGTAGGCCACATACCGCCACACATTCAAAAGCCGGAGGACAGGAAGAAGGCCGCTGATTGGGACACCATAGTCGTTGACGTCGGTGCAGACAGTAAAGAGGAGGCCGAAGAGCTCGGCTTCCGCGTTGGAACCGTTGGCGAGTTCGCCCCGGCCTTCACAAAGCTCACGGAAAACAGAATAGCAACACCCTATCTCGACGACCGCGTTTGCCTTTACGCGATGATTGAAACGGCCAAGGCTCTTGAGAACCACGAGGCCGACATCTACTTCGTCGCCAGCGTTCAGGAGGAGGTTGGCCTCAGGGGTGCCAGGGTTGCCAGCTACTCGATAGACCCGGAGATAGGCATAGCGATGGACGTTACCTTCGCCAAGCAGGTCGGCGACAAGGGGAAGATAGTGCCAAAGCTCGGCGGCGGCCCGGTTATGGACGTAGGACCAAACATCAATCCAAAGCTCAGGGCCTTTGCCGATGAGGTTGCCAAAAAGTATGAGATACCACTCCAGGTCGAGGCTTCGCCGAGGCCGACCGGAACCGACGCGAACATCATGCAGATCAACAGGGAGGGCGTTGCCACCGCCGTGCTGAGCATACCGATACGCTACATGCACAGCCAGGTCGAGACCGCTGACTTGAGGGACATAGACCTCACAATAAAGCTCGCCAAGCACCTCCTTGAGGAGCTTAAGCCAATGGATTTAACTCCCTGA
- the hjc gene encoding Holliday junction resolvase Hjc, whose amino-acid sequence MKYRRGANAERELARMLESAGFAVVRSAGSHRVDLIAGNGKLYLCIEVKSTGEERLYIPKEDVEKLISFSERFGGRPLLAVKFRGRGWRFFHPKALSPNGKSYRVEPSMSFLTLEEVTGKQPTLREVLAREKA is encoded by the coding sequence ATGAAGTACAGACGGGGGGCCAACGCGGAGAGGGAGCTCGCAAGGATGCTCGAAAGTGCCGGCTTTGCAGTCGTCCGCTCCGCCGGCAGTCACAGGGTCGATTTGATAGCCGGAAACGGGAAGTTGTACCTCTGCATAGAGGTCAAGAGCACGGGGGAGGAGAGATTATACATCCCGAAAGAAGATGTGGAAAAGCTAATCTCCTTCTCGGAGCGCTTCGGCGGAAGGCCCCTCCTAGCGGTCAAGTTCAGGGGGAGGGGGTGGAGGTTCTTCCATCCGAAGGCACTGAGTCCCAACGGAAAGAGCTACCGCGTTGAGCCCTCAATGAGCTTCCTGACCCTCGAAGAGGTTACCGGAAAACAGCCAACCCTGCGGGAGGTGCTCGCCCGTGAAAAGGCTTAG
- a CDS encoding gamma carbonic anhydrase family protein, translated as MAVYELNGRRPKIHPTAFIDETASVIGDVVLEEKTSVWPSAVLRGDIEQIYVGCCSNVQDNVSIHTSHGIPTRIGKYVTIGHNAVVHGATIDDYTIIGMGAIILDGAKIGKHVIIGAGALVPPGKEIPDYSLVIGVPGKVVRKLSEEEIEWTKKNAEIYMELAEMHLKGRKRIE; from the coding sequence ATGGCCGTTTACGAGCTCAACGGTAGGAGGCCCAAAATTCACCCGACGGCGTTTATTGATGAGACTGCCTCCGTAATCGGAGACGTCGTTCTGGAGGAGAAAACGAGCGTCTGGCCGTCCGCTGTTCTCAGGGGGGACATAGAGCAGATTTACGTTGGTTGCTGTTCCAACGTCCAGGACAACGTCAGCATACACACTTCCCATGGCATTCCGACGAGGATCGGGAAGTACGTCACCATCGGCCACAACGCAGTCGTCCACGGGGCAACAATCGACGACTACACGATAATAGGTATGGGCGCGATAATCCTCGATGGGGCCAAGATAGGGAAGCACGTAATCATAGGCGCGGGAGCCCTCGTCCCCCCGGGCAAGGAGATACCCGACTACAGCCTCGTCATAGGCGTCCCCGGAAAGGTAGTTAGGAAACTCAGCGAGGAGGAAATCGAGTGGACGAAGAAGAACGCCGAGATATACATGGAGCTTGCCGAGATGCACCTCAAGGGGAGAAAGAGGATAGAGTGA
- the uppS gene encoding polyprenyl diphosphate synthase — translation MIYRLLSHIPHIVFKPAYDFYERYLFERVKSGEIPKHVAIIMDGNRRWARRIEKPPWYGHLFGSRKLEEILEWCRELGIRTLTVYAFSTENFRRRREEVEALMNLFEKKFKEVVRDERVHKYGIRVNVLGRKELLPENVRKAAEEAERATRKYTNYTLNIALAYGGRSEIADAVRDIVRDALAGKIRPEDIDEELIKNYLYYPNMPDPDIVIRTGGEVRISNFLLYQIAYSELFFVDVYFPEFRKIDFLRIIREFQRRQRRFGR, via the coding sequence ATGATTTACAGGCTTCTTTCTCACATCCCCCATATTGTTTTCAAGCCCGCCTACGACTTTTACGAGCGCTACCTCTTTGAGAGGGTCAAGTCGGGAGAGATTCCAAAGCACGTTGCGATAATAATGGACGGCAACAGGCGGTGGGCGAGGAGGATTGAAAAACCGCCCTGGTATGGACACCTCTTCGGTTCCAGAAAGCTTGAGGAAATCCTCGAATGGTGCCGGGAGCTGGGGATAAGAACCCTCACGGTTTACGCCTTTTCGACCGAGAACTTCCGCCGGAGGAGGGAGGAAGTCGAAGCGCTGATGAACCTCTTCGAGAAGAAGTTTAAGGAAGTCGTGAGGGACGAGAGGGTTCATAAGTACGGTATAAGGGTCAACGTCCTCGGGAGAAAGGAGCTCCTCCCCGAGAACGTCAGAAAAGCTGCGGAGGAAGCTGAGAGGGCCACTAGGAAGTACACGAACTACACCCTCAACATAGCCCTGGCCTACGGCGGAAGGAGTGAGATAGCTGATGCCGTCAGGGATATAGTGAGGGATGCCTTGGCCGGGAAGATAAGGCCCGAGGACATCGACGAGGAGCTGATAAAGAACTACCTCTACTACCCCAACATGCCCGACCCGGATATCGTGATAAGAACTGGCGGTGAGGTCAGGATAAGCAACTTCCTCCTCTACCAGATAGCATACAGTGAGCTTTTCTTCGTTGACGTTTATTTCCCGGAGTTCAGGAAGATAGACTTCCTGAGGATAATCAGGGAGTTCCAGAGGAGGCAGAGGCGCTTCGGCCGTTGA